The stretch of DNA GACGCCCGACCTCGAGGCGGAGGACGCGGCCGAGGATCCGGAGGAGATCGACCGCTCGCCGATGGAACGCGTCCGCCAGCCCAAGACCGTGAAAAGCTGATCCCGGTCATCCGGGACGACGACACCGGGAAGGTGCTGGCCGCCTGCAAGGGCAAGGCGTTCCTCCAACTGCGGGACGAGGCCATCATCCGCCTCTACTACAACACCGGCGCCCGCCTGTCCGAGGTCGGCAACCTCACCCTGGAGGACATCGACCTGGTCACCGACTCGGTGCACTACCACGGCAAGGGCAGCCGCGACCGCCGGGTACGGTTCGGGCCGAAGACGGCGCGGGCGGTGAGCCGGTATCTGCGGGCCCGCGCCAAGCGCAAGGGCGCCGAGCTGCCCGATCTGTGGCTGGCCGAGCGCGGCGGGAAGCGCCTGGAGCCGAACGGCATCAAGAACATGATCAAGCGGCGTGGCCTGTCCGCCGGGGTGAAGGGCGTGCATGCCCACCGGTGGCGGCACCACTTCGCCCACGAGTGGAAACGGGCCAACGGGGACTCCGGTGACCTGATGCTGCTGATGGGCTGGATCTCCGAGGACATGCCCCGCCACTACGGCGCCAGCGCGGCCGCCGAACGCGCCCAGGAGACCCACCAGCGGATGGGAATCGGCGAGAATGCTCGCCGACGAACTCGACGGAATCGCCTTTCCCCACGCCCGCCTGGCCATCCGCGTCCACCGGCGCCGCAAGCACACCGGCAGGCGCGAGACCCGTGAGAGTGTCTACGCCGTCACCAGCCTCGATGCCCACCAGGTCGGCCCGGCCGATCTGGCCGCCGCGATCCGCGGGCACTGGGGAGTGGAGAACTCCTCGCACCACATCAGGGACGTCACCTTCGCCGAGGACGCCTCCACTGTCCACACCGGGACCGCACCCCGGGCCATGGCGACCTTCCGCAACCTCGCCATCGGCGTGCTGAAAACCCTCGGAGCCGACAACATCGCCAAGACAACCCGAGCGATCCGTGACGAACCCGAACGAGCACTCCCCATCCTGGGCGTCCCCGACCACCCCGACAGCTACGGAACTTGATCAAGCCCTGCGGACAGGCTCCTTCGGCATGTGTCCCTCGGTACCTCTGGGGCGTTCCGCGTTCGGTGCCCACGCGGTTGATCTCCTGGGCGAGCTGCCGCAGCGTCCACCCGGTCTCTGTGTACAGCCGCTGCAGGCCCGCATTGGGCTCCCGCTGGCTCACTCTGCGCTCAACTCCTCAGCAAGGGCCGGCGCTTAAAGCTCTTAAAAGT from Streptomyces asiaticus encodes:
- a CDS encoding tyrosine-type recombinase/integrase, whose amino-acid sequence is MRDDDTGKVLAACKGKAFLQLRDEAIIRLYYNTGARLSEVGNLTLEDIDLVTDSVHYHGKGSRDRRVRFGPKTARAVSRYLRARAKRKGAELPDLWLAERGGKRLEPNGIKNMIKRRGLSAGVKGVHAHRWRHHFAHEWKRANGDSGDLMLLMGWISEDMPRHYGASAAAERAQETHQRMGIGENARRRTRRNRLSPRPPGHPRPPAPQAHRQARDP